One Aegilops tauschii subsp. strangulata cultivar AL8/78 chromosome 7, Aet v6.0, whole genome shotgun sequence genomic window carries:
- the LOC109786679 gene encoding uncharacterized protein isoform X1 — MHACVPDLEHASGLVGFSLCPDLKGVPLSVSCSGPCTNAVPSHYEDDPWLVADDHLRGRFMAGWGWSVPSHCEEMIHGQSGMVTCDFCTHSPKANLNTGPRKGHVANHAGGRRVVVWECYHQRTQEATHHGCMDQPRKSILAIHLWRGFMTDKPIDLGVHFPVKQMFIADNTKTMIGTMRLWPRMSWRLLLWRRWRPFTRRGDVPGDEKS, encoded by the exons ATGCACGCATGCGTCCCTGATTTGGAGCATGCCTCTGGCCTGGTAGGATTCTCGCTCTGCCCCGACCTCAAGGGCGTTCCTCTATCTGTGTCGTGCTCGGGACCATGCACTAATGCAG TTCCATCGCACTACGAGGATGATCCATGGCTGGTCGCGGATGATCACCTGCGAGGACGATTCATGGCCGGTTGGGGATGGTCAGTTCCATCACACTGCGAGGAGATGATTCATGGCCAGTCGGGGATGGTCACCTGCG ATTTTTGTACCCACAGCCCGAAGGCCAACCTTAATACTGGACCTCGAAAGGGGCATGTGGCCAACCATGCCGGAGGACGCAGAGTTGTTGTTTGGGAATGTTATCATCAGAGGACCCAAGAAGCAACCCACCACGGATGCATGGACCAACCACGCAAGTCCATT CTTGCAATCCATCTGTGGCGAGGGTTCATGACAGACAAGCCAATAGATTTGGGGGTCCACTTCCCGGTGAAACAAATGTTCATTGCGGACAATACGAAGACGATGATTGGTACAATGAG GTTATGGCCAAGAATGAGCTGGAGGTTATTGCTTTGGCGACGCTGGAGGCCGTTCACGCGAAGAGGAGATGTGCCTGGTGATGAGAAGTCTTAG
- the LOC109786679 gene encoding uncharacterized protein isoform X4: MTTLVPSHYEDDPWLVADDHLRGRFMAGWGWSVPSHCEEMIHGQSGMVTCDFCTHSPKANLNTGPRKGHVANHAGGRRVVVWECYHQRTQEATHHGCMDQPRKSILAIHLWRGFMTDKPIDLGVHFPVKQMFIADNTKTMIGTMRLWPRMSWRLLLWRRWRPFTRRGDVPGDEKS, translated from the exons ATGACCACTCTAG TTCCATCGCACTACGAGGATGATCCATGGCTGGTCGCGGATGATCACCTGCGAGGACGATTCATGGCCGGTTGGGGATGGTCAGTTCCATCACACTGCGAGGAGATGATTCATGGCCAGTCGGGGATGGTCACCTGCG ATTTTTGTACCCACAGCCCGAAGGCCAACCTTAATACTGGACCTCGAAAGGGGCATGTGGCCAACCATGCCGGAGGACGCAGAGTTGTTGTTTGGGAATGTTATCATCAGAGGACCCAAGAAGCAACCCACCACGGATGCATGGACCAACCACGCAAGTCCATT CTTGCAATCCATCTGTGGCGAGGGTTCATGACAGACAAGCCAATAGATTTGGGGGTCCACTTCCCGGTGAAACAAATGTTCATTGCGGACAATACGAAGACGATGATTGGTACAATGAG GTTATGGCCAAGAATGAGCTGGAGGTTATTGCTTTGGCGACGCTGGAGGCCGTTCACGCGAAGAGGAGATGTGCCTGGTGATGAGAAGTCTTAG
- the LOC109786679 gene encoding uncharacterized protein isoform X2: protein MDLETNHGVSRLPAILPSALKEKLLPLLMTTLVPSHYEDDPWLVADDHLRGRFMAGWGWSVPSHCEEMIHGQSGMVTCDFCTHSPKANLNTGPRKGHVANHAGGRRVVVWECYHQRTQEATHHGCMDQPRKSILAIHLWRGFMTDKPIDLGVHFPVKQMFIADNTKTMIGTMRLWPRMSWRLLLWRRWRPFTRRGDVPGDEKS from the exons ATGGATTTGGAAACTAATCATGGAGTGTCTAGATTGCCTGCTATATTACCAAGTGCGTTGAAGGAAAAGCTGCTGCCACTGTTGATGACCACTCTAG TTCCATCGCACTACGAGGATGATCCATGGCTGGTCGCGGATGATCACCTGCGAGGACGATTCATGGCCGGTTGGGGATGGTCAGTTCCATCACACTGCGAGGAGATGATTCATGGCCAGTCGGGGATGGTCACCTGCG ATTTTTGTACCCACAGCCCGAAGGCCAACCTTAATACTGGACCTCGAAAGGGGCATGTGGCCAACCATGCCGGAGGACGCAGAGTTGTTGTTTGGGAATGTTATCATCAGAGGACCCAAGAAGCAACCCACCACGGATGCATGGACCAACCACGCAAGTCCATT CTTGCAATCCATCTGTGGCGAGGGTTCATGACAGACAAGCCAATAGATTTGGGGGTCCACTTCCCGGTGAAACAAATGTTCATTGCGGACAATACGAAGACGATGATTGGTACAATGAG GTTATGGCCAAGAATGAGCTGGAGGTTATTGCTTTGGCGACGCTGGAGGCCGTTCACGCGAAGAGGAGATGTGCCTGGTGATGAGAAGTCTTAG
- the LOC109786679 gene encoding uncharacterized protein isoform X3 gives MHACVPDLEHASGLVGFSLCPDLKGVPLSVSCSGPCTNAVPSHYEDDPWLVADDHLRGRFMAGWGWSVPSHCEEMIHGQSGMVTCDFCTHSPKANLNTGPRKGHVANHAGGRRVVVWECYHQRTQEATHHGCMDQPRKSILAIHLWRGFMTDKPIDLGVHFPVKQMFIADNTKTMIGTMRYFLAPPLVHTRTTPWEGYGQE, from the exons ATGCACGCATGCGTCCCTGATTTGGAGCATGCCTCTGGCCTGGTAGGATTCTCGCTCTGCCCCGACCTCAAGGGCGTTCCTCTATCTGTGTCGTGCTCGGGACCATGCACTAATGCAG TTCCATCGCACTACGAGGATGATCCATGGCTGGTCGCGGATGATCACCTGCGAGGACGATTCATGGCCGGTTGGGGATGGTCAGTTCCATCACACTGCGAGGAGATGATTCATGGCCAGTCGGGGATGGTCACCTGCG ATTTTTGTACCCACAGCCCGAAGGCCAACCTTAATACTGGACCTCGAAAGGGGCATGTGGCCAACCATGCCGGAGGACGCAGAGTTGTTGTTTGGGAATGTTATCATCAGAGGACCCAAGAAGCAACCCACCACGGATGCATGGACCAACCACGCAAGTCCATT CTTGCAATCCATCTGTGGCGAGGGTTCATGACAGACAAGCCAATAGATTTGGGGGTCCACTTCCCGGTGAAACAAATGTTCATTGCGGACAATACGAAGACGATGATTGGTACAATGAG ATATTTTCTGGCTCCGCCACTGGTTCATACTCGTACCACACCGTGGGAAGGTTATGGCCAAGAATGA
- the LOC109786679 gene encoding uncharacterized protein isoform X5 has product MHACVPDLEHASGLVGFSLCPDLKGVPLSVSCSGPCTNAVPSHYEDDPWLVADDHLRGRFMAGWGWSVPSHCEEMIHGQSGMVTCARRPTLILDLERGMWPTMPEDAELLFGNVIIRGPKKQPTTDAWTNHASPFLQSICGEGS; this is encoded by the exons ATGCACGCATGCGTCCCTGATTTGGAGCATGCCTCTGGCCTGGTAGGATTCTCGCTCTGCCCCGACCTCAAGGGCGTTCCTCTATCTGTGTCGTGCTCGGGACCATGCACTAATGCAG TTCCATCGCACTACGAGGATGATCCATGGCTGGTCGCGGATGATCACCTGCGAGGACGATTCATGGCCGGTTGGGGATGGTCAGTTCCATCACACTGCGAGGAGATGATTCATGGCCAGTCGGGGATGGTCACCTGCG CCCGAAGGCCAACCTTAATACTGGACCTCGAAAGGGGCATGTGGCCAACCATGCCGGAGGACGCAGAGTTGTTGTTTGGGAATGTTATCATCAGAGGACCCAAGAAGCAACCCACCACGGATGCATGGACCAACCACGCAAGTCCATT CTTGCAATCCATCTGTGGCGAGGGTTCATGA